In Rhipicephalus sanguineus isolate Rsan-2018 unplaced genomic scaffold, BIME_Rsan_1.4 Seq1477, whole genome shotgun sequence, the DNA window ACTCCCGATAGAGCAGAGCCTTTGCTGCGTCACCTGCCGAATAAAATTGAAGTTACTGCGAAAAGAATATTACGAAAGGGATTTTTTATAACATCGCATGTGTTAAGTAGAAACACATTTTCGTTTTTGTTACATAGCTTGATGTTTGCAGTGGTTAGAATGCATGACGGACTGTTCCACGTTCGAATAAAACAGTCGGCGCTGAAAGGTTGCAGGTGAAGCCAAGCCAAGCAATCAAGTTTGTGTTTTTAGTGGCATCGTTGTTGCAGTGTGTTTTGCTAGTTTTGCTCTTCGTTGCCGTTAGCGCTATGCCGCGAAGCATACTGCAAGAACATTTGCTTCTCTCTGAGCTAAAATGGTCAGAGATAGAAGATCTCTTAGCACTAGAGGTGTTAGGCGAGACTCGCCGTGACCCACTCTCCTTCCGTGGCCTGCTAAACATCGACGCCATGGACAACGGCATGTTCAGGACATGTTTTCGTTTTGAGAAAGAGGACGTACCGAAGCTGCGAGTAGCCTTGCGCATTCCGGAAACGGTTATGACTGCTCAAAGAGTGCCGATCCCTGGAGACGAAGCCCTCTGCATTACGCTTCGGCGGCTGGCATACCCAAACCGACTAAAGGACCTTGAGAACTTCTTCGGCCGACATAGTTCGACGATATCGTCCTTGACGATAGAGGTGCTGAGGCACATTGATGAGAAATTCTTCCACCTGCTGGACGATGTGAATAACCACAGCTGGCTGACCATCGACATGCTGGAGAATTTCTCGAAGGTAAGAAGCAATGACAGCGGAATGGAAGCTGTGCAAATTGGAGATTGTGGTATACCTGTTgacatttctttgtttgttttccaGGCCATTTACGCTAAAGGAGCCCCACTTACCAACTGCTGGGGCTTCATTGATGGCACTGCGCGTGCTATATGCCGACCAACCAGGCAGCAGCAGCTGTACTTTAGCGGGCACAAAAGATTTCATGCCCTGAAGTATCAGTCAATAATGTGCCCGAATGGCATCATTTGCCAATTGGATGGATGTTATCCAGGCAGCAAGCACGATGCTGGTGAGTAAAGGGTAGTTCATATACCTGGAAGTTACATTTCCCTCCATGTAGCCATGGGACTGTCATGTACACCAAGTATCAAACAAAATAGGTCAAATTCCTAGTATTCTGTATTCTTTGGTGTTCCCTTTGCGGACTTCTCTGTTTTAAATTCTATATATAGCTTTACTGCTTCCTCCCTGCTGAGCATCCATCATgtaagatgaaaaaaataaaatttagttAAATAAGCAGACGCATTGAAAGCCTGCTAGGGCATCTCGCCTATTCTGTTGCTACTTTTATATTCTGTACCACACCTGCACCCAATGTTTGATCAGCAGGCGTAGTGGTGCTAACGCAGTAtctcatttcaatttttttcaGGCAACTTTGGCAACAGCCAGGCATACACAAAGCTGGAAAAGCTCGTGCAGGGACACCACTACTGCCTCTACGGGGACCCTGCTTACCCATTGCGGCCACTACTGTTGAAACCTTACGGCGGTGCATCTTTGACACCGGAGCAATGCGCGTTTAACAAGGCAATGAGCAGCGTGAGGCAGGCCGTGGAATGGGGCTTCGGAAAAATTTCTGGACTCTTTGCCTTTGTAGATTTCAAAAAAAACCAGAAGATCTTCCGCCAGAATGTTGCAAGGATGTACAAAGCGAGTGCATTGCTGGCAAACTGCCATACTTGCCTGTATGGTGCACAGGTCTCGCAATACTTTGACCTGCAACCACCATCCTTGGAAGTGTACCTGAATGCCCGTTAACTTTAGTGACAGCTTGCAATGTGGCACTGGTGAATCCCTTTgcttattaaaaaaataaagtgtGCAACATACCACTTTTTATTGTTCACCTATTTCCAGACATTCTTGTTGATAGGTCTGTCACCTCTTGGCTGAGTTTATCAAACATCTGTTCGACACGCTTAATAAAGTCCAGCTGTTCCTGCTGGCGACTTGTCACCTCATGTTCGTGCTTTCTTTCGGCAAGCGCCAGCTTGCGCTCCTCCAGAGCTAGCCGTCTCTCTTCAATGTCCAATTTTCTGGCTTCGACTTGAAGTTCCTTTTTTCGGAGCTCGAATTCATGCGTTTGACGCATAGTCAACAACTGTAAGCCCATGCTTTGGAGGCCTCTGATTCCTGGAAATTTTGGGAAATCAGGCCATTCAGTTAGTCGGTTCACATACGCATATCACGTGTCATAGAAAGCTCACTTGATGAACTCGTAACACAAACACAAGCCTTCAACTCTATGCTATCACACATCATTTAGTGATGACCTATTTTATGCTTCAGCAGGGTGATCCTCGAAAAATGATAACGACGCAGCCGTTGCTTGGATCCTGACATTTAGTGTAATAACAAAATAAGAACTGTTCTGGTACTGCTATTTACAAGTGTTCAATGTAAAGAGAGGTTCAAAATTTCCAAGTTGTCGTATGCTAACCTTATCCAAAACTCCCACTTATTCGTGGTAAAGAAAGCAATCATTCTTTTCACCTTCCTTGTACATACAGATGGTAAAGCATGGCCATGACTCGCATCACAGTCTTGTCCTAAGTTACTTTTGAGAGGTGTGACACTTGTCCACAGCTCGggaaactcactcagactcagatcggcccgtgagtgtgagtgagtccgggtgagtaatattttagtgagtctgagtgagtccagttgaagaaaatattggtgagtgagtccgagtaagcccaAAGCAGCCCAATGTACTAGACTCTACAGGGACATCATGTTGCCCATTTGTACTGCTCCTTGTGGCAATGTTGCACCATGTTCCAACGTGGCATAAAGAGTCCTTCAAGATTTACCTCTACTCGCCGTCACAGGAACTCGTTGCCTAGCTGCAGGCGGCGGTTGTGGCTGCCGCTGCAGCTGCAGCTgctcttgttgctgctgctgctgttgttgctgctgctgttgttgttgctgctgctgttgttgttgctgctgttgttgttgttgttgctgctgctgctgctggtgttgCTGTTCTTCCTCCTCCTCGTGGCACTGCTCTCCAGTGAGTT includes these proteins:
- the LOC119376566 gene encoding uncharacterized protein LOC119376566; amino-acid sequence: MPRSILQEHLLLSELKWSEIEDLLALEVLGETRRDPLSFRGLLNIDAMDNGMFRTCFRFEKEDVPKLRVALRIPETVMTAQRVPIPGDEALCITLRRLAYPNRLKDLENFFGRHSSTISSLTIEVLRHIDEKFFHLLDDVNNHSWLTIDMLENFSKAIYAKGAPLTNCWGFIDGTARAICRPTRQQQLYFSGHKRFHALKYQSIMCPNGIICQLDGCYPGSKHDAGNFGNSQAYTKLEKLVQGHHYCLYGDPAYPLRPLLLKPYGGASLTPEQCAFNKAMSSVRQAVEWGFGKISGLFAFVDFKKNQKIFRQNVARMYKASALLANCHTCLYGAQVSQYFDLQPPSLEVYLNAR